From a region of the Arachis ipaensis cultivar K30076 chromosome B09, Araip1.1, whole genome shotgun sequence genome:
- the LOC107618204 gene encoding endoplasmic reticulum metallopeptidase 1 isoform X1, with protein sequence MRQRRETASAASKGSSSGEASEKPSDGVEIRANVRLGNPRRSSYVWLALLLIITYSCSSIYNYQFQNMPMPLTSEQAGKRGFSEIEAFKHVKALTEFGPHPVGSDALHSALQYVLTASQTIKKTAHWEVDVEVDLFHAKSGANRLVSGLFMGKTLVYSDLSHVVVRILPKYVSEAREHSILVSSHIDTVFSTEGAGDCSSCVGVMLELARGISQWAHGLKRGVIFLFNTGEEEGLDGAHSFITQHPWSSTVRMAIDLEAMGIGGKSSIFQAGPNPWAIENFALAAKYPSGQTIAQDLFASGAIKSATDFQVYKEVAGLSGLDFAYVDNTAVYHTKNDKLELLKKGSLQHLGDNMLAFLLHIGASADFPVGNATESEDDISNNNAIYFDILGTYMVVYRQKLANMLHNSVIMQSLLIWTTSLVMGGKPAMASLALSCLSVLLMMFFSLSFVFLVAFILPLICSSPVPYVSSPWLVIGLFGAPAFLGAFTGQHFGYLLLKIYLLNVHSKRRQLPAIIQADIAKLEAERWLYKAGSFVWLILLTLGNYFKIGSSYLALVWLVSPTFAYGFFEATLTPARLPKPLKLVTLLIGLAIPILFSAGTFIRLAATVVGGMVRLDRNPGGTPEWLGNFFIGAFIAVVLCLTLVYLLSYVHLSGAKRAIILATLVLFGLSLAIVSSGVVPPFSEDTARAVNVVHVVDVTGRKPYESQNPVSYVSLFSTTPGKLNKEAEQIDEGFTCGRDQTVDFVTFLVKYGCRTDNDASSGWNESDIPTMNVESDTKGNRRTSRVSINTKGSVRWVLAINTNEIEDFELEDAENSEELISVDKKTNVDGWHIIQFSGGKNAPTIFDLNLYWRSASTRTTHETDRPLLKLRTDVGRITPITERVLSKLPRWCSLFGKSTSPHTLAFLKDLPVQF encoded by the exons ATGCGGCAGAGGCGCGAAACAGCTTCGGCTGCATCTAAAGGGTCAAGCAGTGGTGAAGCAAGTGAAAAGCCTAGTGATGGTGTTGAAATCCGCGCAAATGTTCGGCTCGGGAATCCAAGGAGGTCTTCATATGTGTGGCTGGCTTTGTTATTGATAATCACTTATAGCTGTTCATCCATTTATAATTACCAGTTTCAGAACATGCCTATGCCTCTTACCTCAGAACAGGCTGGCAAAAGAGGTTTCTCAGAGATTGAGGCATTCAAGCATGTCAAGGCCTTGACTGAGTTCGGCCCTCATCCTGTTGGTTCCGATGCTCTACATAGCGCCCTGCAG TATGTTTTGACAGCATCTCAAACCATCAAGAAAACAGCTCACTGGGAGGTGGATGTCGAAGTGGATCTTTTTCATGCAAAGTCTGGTGCAAATCGCCTGGTCAGTGGCTTATTTATGGGGAAAACACTTGTTTATTCAGATCTGAGTCATGTCGTAGTAAGAATCTTGCCAAAATATGTATCTGAAGCAAGAGAGCATTCTATTCTGGTCTCTTCTCATATTGATACTGTTTTTTCAAC GGAAGGGGCTGGAGATTGTAGTTCATGTGTCGGTGTCATGCTGGAACTTGCTCGTGGAATTTCTCAGTGGGCTCATGGATTGAAGAGAGGTGTTATATTCTTATTCAATACTGGCGAGGAGGAGGGTCTCGATGGTGCTCACAGCTTCATAACCCAG CATCCTTGGAGTAGTACTGTTCGTATGGCAATTGATCTGGAGGCCATGGGCATTGGAGGGAAGTCTAGTATTTTTCAG GCTGGTCCCAATCCATGGGCTATTGAGAACTTTGCTTTGGCAGCGAAGTACCCATCTGGCCAGACTATTGCACAG GATCTTTTCGCTTCAGGAGCCATAAAATCTGCGACAGATTTCCAAGTATACAAAGAAGTTGCTGGCCTTTCTGGGCTTGATTTTGCATATGTAGATAACACCGCCGTATATCATACCAAG AATGACAAATTAGAGCTTCTGAAAAAAGGTTCTCTTCAACATCTGGGGGACAATATGCTTGCTTTCCTGCTTCATATTGGTGCATCTGCCGACTTTCCAGTCGGCAATGCAACAGAGTCAGAGGATGATATAAGCAACAACAATGCCATCTATTTTGACATTTTG GGGACATATATGGTTGTTTACCGTCAAAAGCTTGCAAATATGCTCCACAACTCAGTGATAATGCAATCACTTCTAATATGGACTACATCGTTGGTTATGGGTGGTAAACCAGCTATGGCTTCACTGGCCTTGTCATGCTTGAGCGTTCTCCTGATGATGTTTTTTTCCCTAAGTTTTGTCTTCCTTGTTGCGTTTATTCTCCCTTTGATATGTTCATCACCTGTACCATATGTTTCAAGCCCATGGTTGGTGATTGGATTATTTGGTGCACCGGCTTTTCTTGGAGCATTTACTGGTCAACATTTCGGTTATCTTCTACtcaaaatttatcttttaaatgTACACTCAAAGAGAAGGCAACTGCCAGCCATTATTCAAGCTGATATTGCCAAGTTGGAGGCCGAAAGATGGCTCTATAAAGCTGGATCCTTTGTGTGGCTTATTCTTCTCACTTTGGGAAACTACTTTAAAATTGGGTCTTCATACTTGGCTCTTGTTTGGTTAGTTTCTCCGACGTTTGCAT ATGGATTTTTTGAGGCAACGTTAACCCCTGCCAGGTTACCGAAACCACTCAAGCTGGTAACCTTGCTCATAGGATTGGCCATACCAATTTTATTTTCTGCTGGAACTTTTATTCGGCTTGCTGCCACAGTTGTTGGGGGTATGGTTCGCCTTGATAG GAATCCTGGTGGCACTCCTGAGTGGCTTGGAAATTTTTTTATTGGTGCATTCATTGCTGTTGTCTTGTGTCTGACATTGGTGTATCTCCTTTCATATGTCCATCTATCAG GTGCAAAAAGGGCAATCATCTTAGCTACTTTGGTGTTGTTTGGTTTATCACTTGCAATTGTATCCTCAGGTGTTGTTCCACCATTTTCTGAAGACACTGCTAGAGCTGTGAAT GTTGTACATGTTGTGGATGTGACTGGAAGAAAACCTTATGAAAGCCAGAATCCTGTGTCATATGTATCTTTATTTTCTACTACTCCTGGAAAATTGAACAAGGAGGCAGAACAGATTGATGAAGGTTTTACATGTGGGAGAGACCAAACAGTTGATTTTGTAACCTTCTTGGTCAAATATGGTTGTCGGACCGATAACGATGCTTCAAGCGGTTGGAATGAATCAGATATTCCTACAATGAATGTCGAAAGTGATACCAAAGGAAATCGAAGAACTTCACGAGTTTCAATTAATACAAAGGGTTCCGTCCGGTGGGTTCTTGCGATCAACACCAACGAAATAGAAGATTTCGAATTAGAAG ATGCAGAGAATTCAGAAGAATTGATTTCAGTTGACAAAAAGACTAATGTGGATGGTTGGCACATTATTCAGTTTTCCGGAGGAAAGAATGCGCCAACAATATTCGATCTGAATCTTTATTGGAGATCGGCTTCGACTCGGACAACTCATGAAACTGACAGGCCTCTGCTGAAACTCAGGACTGATGTTGGCAGAATAACGCCAATAACCGAACGAGTTCTTTCGAAGCTTCCGCGATGGTGTTCTTTATTTGGAAAGTCTACCTCTCCCCATACCTTGGCTTTCTTGAAAGATCTCCCTGTTCAGTTTTAG
- the LOC107618204 gene encoding uncharacterized protein LOC107618204 isoform X3 — protein sequence MYTQREGNCQPLFKLILPSWRPKDGSIKLDPLCGLFFSLWETTLKLGLHTWLLFDGFFEATLTPARLPKPLKLVTLLIGLAIPILFSAGTFIRLAATVVGGMVRLDRNPGGTPEWLGNFFIGAFIAVVLCLTLVYLLSYVHLSGAKRAIILATLVLFGLSLAIVSSGVVPPFSEDTARAVNVVHVVDVTGRKPYESQNPVSYVSLFSTTPGKLNKEAEQIDEGFTCGRDQTVDFVTFLVKYGCRTDNDASSGWNESDIPTMNVESDTKGNRRTSRVSINTKGSVRWVLAINTNEIEDFELEDAENSEELISVDKKTNVDGWHIIQFSGGKNAPTIFDLNLYWRSASTRTTHETDRPLLKLRTDVGRITPITERVLSKLPRWCSLFGKSTSPHTLAFLKDLPVQF from the exons atgTACACTCAAAGAGAAGGCAACTGCCAGCCATTATTCAAGCTGATATTGCCAAGTTGGAGGCCGAAAGATGGCTCTATAAAGCTGGATCCTTTGTGTGGCTTATTCTTCTCACTTTGGGAAACTACTTTAAAATTGGGTCTTCATACTTGGCTCTTGTTTG ATGGATTTTTTGAGGCAACGTTAACCCCTGCCAGGTTACCGAAACCACTCAAGCTGGTAACCTTGCTCATAGGATTGGCCATACCAATTTTATTTTCTGCTGGAACTTTTATTCGGCTTGCTGCCACAGTTGTTGGGGGTATGGTTCGCCTTGATAG GAATCCTGGTGGCACTCCTGAGTGGCTTGGAAATTTTTTTATTGGTGCATTCATTGCTGTTGTCTTGTGTCTGACATTGGTGTATCTCCTTTCATATGTCCATCTATCAG GTGCAAAAAGGGCAATCATCTTAGCTACTTTGGTGTTGTTTGGTTTATCACTTGCAATTGTATCCTCAGGTGTTGTTCCACCATTTTCTGAAGACACTGCTAGAGCTGTGAAT GTTGTACATGTTGTGGATGTGACTGGAAGAAAACCTTATGAAAGCCAGAATCCTGTGTCATATGTATCTTTATTTTCTACTACTCCTGGAAAATTGAACAAGGAGGCAGAACAGATTGATGAAGGTTTTACATGTGGGAGAGACCAAACAGTTGATTTTGTAACCTTCTTGGTCAAATATGGTTGTCGGACCGATAACGATGCTTCAAGCGGTTGGAATGAATCAGATATTCCTACAATGAATGTCGAAAGTGATACCAAAGGAAATCGAAGAACTTCACGAGTTTCAATTAATACAAAGGGTTCCGTCCGGTGGGTTCTTGCGATCAACACCAACGAAATAGAAGATTTCGAATTAGAAG ATGCAGAGAATTCAGAAGAATTGATTTCAGTTGACAAAAAGACTAATGTGGATGGTTGGCACATTATTCAGTTTTCCGGAGGAAAGAATGCGCCAACAATATTCGATCTGAATCTTTATTGGAGATCGGCTTCGACTCGGACAACTCATGAAACTGACAGGCCTCTGCTGAAACTCAGGACTGATGTTGGCAGAATAACGCCAATAACCGAACGAGTTCTTTCGAAGCTTCCGCGATGGTGTTCTTTATTTGGAAAGTCTACCTCTCCCCATACCTTGGCTTTCTTGAAAGATCTCCCTGTTCAGTTTTAG
- the LOC107618204 gene encoding endoplasmic reticulum metallopeptidase 1 isoform X2, with protein sequence MSKWIFFMQSLVQIAWEGAGDCSSCVGVMLELARGISQWAHGLKRGVIFLFNTGEEEGLDGAHSFITQHPWSSTVRMAIDLEAMGIGGKSSIFQAGPNPWAIENFALAAKYPSGQTIAQDLFASGAIKSATDFQVYKEVAGLSGLDFAYVDNTAVYHTKNDKLELLKKGSLQHLGDNMLAFLLHIGASADFPVGNATESEDDISNNNAIYFDILGTYMVVYRQKLANMLHNSVIMQSLLIWTTSLVMGGKPAMASLALSCLSVLLMMFFSLSFVFLVAFILPLICSSPVPYVSSPWLVIGLFGAPAFLGAFTGQHFGYLLLKIYLLNVHSKRRQLPAIIQADIAKLEAERWLYKAGSFVWLILLTLGNYFKIGSSYLALVWLVSPTFAYGFFEATLTPARLPKPLKLVTLLIGLAIPILFSAGTFIRLAATVVGGMVRLDRNPGGTPEWLGNFFIGAFIAVVLCLTLVYLLSYVHLSGAKRAIILATLVLFGLSLAIVSSGVVPPFSEDTARAVNVVHVVDVTGRKPYESQNPVSYVSLFSTTPGKLNKEAEQIDEGFTCGRDQTVDFVTFLVKYGCRTDNDASSGWNESDIPTMNVESDTKGNRRTSRVSINTKGSVRWVLAINTNEIEDFELEDAENSEELISVDKKTNVDGWHIIQFSGGKNAPTIFDLNLYWRSASTRTTHETDRPLLKLRTDVGRITPITERVLSKLPRWCSLFGKSTSPHTLAFLKDLPVQF encoded by the exons ATGTCGAAGTGGATCTTTTTCATGCAAAGTCTGGTGCAAATCGCCTG GGAAGGGGCTGGAGATTGTAGTTCATGTGTCGGTGTCATGCTGGAACTTGCTCGTGGAATTTCTCAGTGGGCTCATGGATTGAAGAGAGGTGTTATATTCTTATTCAATACTGGCGAGGAGGAGGGTCTCGATGGTGCTCACAGCTTCATAACCCAG CATCCTTGGAGTAGTACTGTTCGTATGGCAATTGATCTGGAGGCCATGGGCATTGGAGGGAAGTCTAGTATTTTTCAG GCTGGTCCCAATCCATGGGCTATTGAGAACTTTGCTTTGGCAGCGAAGTACCCATCTGGCCAGACTATTGCACAG GATCTTTTCGCTTCAGGAGCCATAAAATCTGCGACAGATTTCCAAGTATACAAAGAAGTTGCTGGCCTTTCTGGGCTTGATTTTGCATATGTAGATAACACCGCCGTATATCATACCAAG AATGACAAATTAGAGCTTCTGAAAAAAGGTTCTCTTCAACATCTGGGGGACAATATGCTTGCTTTCCTGCTTCATATTGGTGCATCTGCCGACTTTCCAGTCGGCAATGCAACAGAGTCAGAGGATGATATAAGCAACAACAATGCCATCTATTTTGACATTTTG GGGACATATATGGTTGTTTACCGTCAAAAGCTTGCAAATATGCTCCACAACTCAGTGATAATGCAATCACTTCTAATATGGACTACATCGTTGGTTATGGGTGGTAAACCAGCTATGGCTTCACTGGCCTTGTCATGCTTGAGCGTTCTCCTGATGATGTTTTTTTCCCTAAGTTTTGTCTTCCTTGTTGCGTTTATTCTCCCTTTGATATGTTCATCACCTGTACCATATGTTTCAAGCCCATGGTTGGTGATTGGATTATTTGGTGCACCGGCTTTTCTTGGAGCATTTACTGGTCAACATTTCGGTTATCTTCTACtcaaaatttatcttttaaatgTACACTCAAAGAGAAGGCAACTGCCAGCCATTATTCAAGCTGATATTGCCAAGTTGGAGGCCGAAAGATGGCTCTATAAAGCTGGATCCTTTGTGTGGCTTATTCTTCTCACTTTGGGAAACTACTTTAAAATTGGGTCTTCATACTTGGCTCTTGTTTGGTTAGTTTCTCCGACGTTTGCAT ATGGATTTTTTGAGGCAACGTTAACCCCTGCCAGGTTACCGAAACCACTCAAGCTGGTAACCTTGCTCATAGGATTGGCCATACCAATTTTATTTTCTGCTGGAACTTTTATTCGGCTTGCTGCCACAGTTGTTGGGGGTATGGTTCGCCTTGATAG GAATCCTGGTGGCACTCCTGAGTGGCTTGGAAATTTTTTTATTGGTGCATTCATTGCTGTTGTCTTGTGTCTGACATTGGTGTATCTCCTTTCATATGTCCATCTATCAG GTGCAAAAAGGGCAATCATCTTAGCTACTTTGGTGTTGTTTGGTTTATCACTTGCAATTGTATCCTCAGGTGTTGTTCCACCATTTTCTGAAGACACTGCTAGAGCTGTGAAT GTTGTACATGTTGTGGATGTGACTGGAAGAAAACCTTATGAAAGCCAGAATCCTGTGTCATATGTATCTTTATTTTCTACTACTCCTGGAAAATTGAACAAGGAGGCAGAACAGATTGATGAAGGTTTTACATGTGGGAGAGACCAAACAGTTGATTTTGTAACCTTCTTGGTCAAATATGGTTGTCGGACCGATAACGATGCTTCAAGCGGTTGGAATGAATCAGATATTCCTACAATGAATGTCGAAAGTGATACCAAAGGAAATCGAAGAACTTCACGAGTTTCAATTAATACAAAGGGTTCCGTCCGGTGGGTTCTTGCGATCAACACCAACGAAATAGAAGATTTCGAATTAGAAG ATGCAGAGAATTCAGAAGAATTGATTTCAGTTGACAAAAAGACTAATGTGGATGGTTGGCACATTATTCAGTTTTCCGGAGGAAAGAATGCGCCAACAATATTCGATCTGAATCTTTATTGGAGATCGGCTTCGACTCGGACAACTCATGAAACTGACAGGCCTCTGCTGAAACTCAGGACTGATGTTGGCAGAATAACGCCAATAACCGAACGAGTTCTTTCGAAGCTTCCGCGATGGTGTTCTTTATTTGGAAAGTCTACCTCTCCCCATACCTTGGCTTTCTTGAAAGATCTCCCTGTTCAGTTTTAG